A window of Euwallacea similis isolate ESF13 chromosome 10, ESF131.1, whole genome shotgun sequence contains these coding sequences:
- the viaf gene encoding viral IAP-associated factor homolog, which translates to MQNPNEDTEWNDILRSKGILPPKKEKEISEEQIVSMLEDTIEKKTQEGKKISELDLDELDELEDSEDEAVLLEYRQKRIAEIKALSEKSKYGYVGEISAQDYVSEVNKAGQGVWVILHLYKQGIPLCALINEHMRQLALKFPTVKFLKSISTTCIPNYPDRNLPTLFIYFEGDLKKQVAGPLEFRGPNLTRDELEYLLGQTGAVQTDIKEDPRPRVKDKMMQDLAESNDWEL; encoded by the exons ATGCAAAATCCTAACGAGGACACCGAATGGAACGACATCCTAAGGTCCAAGGGCATCCTGCCTCCCAAAAAGGAGAAGGAAATTTCCGAAGAGCAAATCGTGTCTATGCTGGAGGACACTATCGAGAAGAAGACCCAAG AAGGTAAGAAGATTAGTGAATTGGACCTTGATGAGTTGGACGAATTGGAAGACTCAGAGGACGAAGCAGTGCTGCTAGAATACCGTCAAAAAAGAATAGCTGAAATCAAAGCTTTATCTGAAAAATCCAAGTATGGTTATGTAGGGGAAATCTCTGCCCAGGACTATGTAAGTGAGGTCAACAAAGCTGGTCAAGGAGTTTGGGTGATTTTGCATCTTTATAAACAAGG AATCCCTCTTTGTGCTCTCATAAATGAGCACATGCGCCAATTGGCTTTGAAATTCCCCACAGTGAAATtcttaaaatcaatttcaacaACTTGCATTCCAAACTACCCAGACCGGAATTTGCCCacattatttatatacttTGAGGGAGACCTCAAAAAGCAGGTAGCAGGACCTTTAGAGTTTAGGGGCCCCAATTTGACAAGAGATG AGCTTGAGTATTTACTGGGACAAACAGGAGCTGTTCAAACCGACATTAAGGAAGATCCTAGGCCAAGGGTGAAGGATAAGATGATGCAGGATTTGGCTGAGAGCAATGACTGGGAGCTGTGA
- the LOC136411382 gene encoding melatonin receptor type 1B-B-like: MVSNMTHPLDEEMVNPVTLNDHWSRLARLILLASMSTVGSVGNVFMMSAVMIEDYLRKRGNTFLVNVGLADLLVTGLVIPASAVVILAGLKDNLAVCRFQWFIAAWSFLVTVLSLAAIAWENYFRLCYSVDVYHRLTKKKITVLLVAIWTVCGCISGMQFHASLSFDYCTRNDLGLIPYQATVCVIFVFLPLSVALFCHIRTGFQVRRFKSRPNFKAPITFSWDCALTQTNMYSFALFLLFWVPFGVILGIDNVKKVSSKVFYNLAWLAISKSCINCILYGVLNRHFRGAYVNLFQYCCCKTTVSFSRRQRGEGVRPSGDVRVHIIPGYNMYCSPQRANEGGGRTKRFTERCSASRATNGRGEVYEL; the protein is encoded by the exons ATGGTGTCCAACATGACGCATCCCCTGGATGAGGAGATGGTGAATCCGGTAACGTTGAATGACCACTGGTCAAGACTGGCCCGGTTGATTTTGCTGGCCTCGATGTCGACCGTAGGCAGCGTCGGCAACGTCTTCATGATGAGTGCCGTCATGATCGAGGACTATTTGCGGAAGCGCG GGAACACATTTTTGGTCAACGTCGGCTTGGCCGATTTGTTGGTGACGGGCCTGGTGATTCCCGCGTCTGCCGTGGTGATTTTGGCAGGTCTCAAAGACAACCTGGCTGTATGCAGGTTCCAGTGGTTCATAGCTGCCTGGTCATTCCTGGTCACCGTTCTGTCATTAGCCGCCATCGCTTGGGAGAACTATTTCCGTCTTTGTTATTCCGTCGACGTTTACCATCGGCTTACTAAAAA GAAAATTACAGTACTGCTGGTGGCCATTTGGACAGTGTGCGGGTGCATTTCAGGAATGCAATTCCACGCCTCCTTGTCCTTCGACTATTGCACGCGCAATGATCTGGGATTGATCCCCTATCAGGCCACCGTGTGCGTAATCTTCGTGTTCCTGCCCCTCTCCGTAGCTCTCTTTTGCCACATTCGCACGGGGTTCCAAGTGAGGAG ATTTAAATCAAGGCCCAATTTCAAGGCCCCCATAACCTTTAGCTGGGACTGCGCTCTAACACAGACTAACATGTATAGCTTCGCCCTCTTTCTCTTATTCTGGGTGCCCTTCGGGGTCATTCTGGGAATAGACAATGTGAAGAAGGTATCCAGTAAGGTATTCTACAACTTGGCCTGGCTGGCCATTAGCAAATCCTGCATCAACTGCATTTTATACGGAGTGTTGAACAGACATTTTCGAGGAGCATACGTCAATCTTTTTCAG TATTGTTGCTGCAAAACAACAGTATCTTTTTCGAGACGCCAACGAGGAGAAGGGGTAAGACCCTCGGGGGATGTTAGGGTGCACATCATCCCTGGCTACAACATGTACTGCAGTCCTCAGAGAGCCAACGAGGGTGGGGGTAGAACGAAACGGTTCACTGAAAG ATGTTCGGCCTCGAGGGCAACGAATGGGAGAGGAGAAGTATACGAATTATGA
- the LOC136411260 gene encoding peptide transporter family 1 isoform X2 — MAVDKERQVKKLPYPKSVFFIVSNEFCERFSFYGMRTILILYLTEILFYPETSAKMIYHGFTMFVYFFPLLGAIISDSWLGKFRTILYISIIYAIGSILLSLTAIDSLKIPQKAFTIISLLLIAMGTGGIKPCVSAFGGDQFILPQQDLQLVMFFSFFYFSINAGSLLSTFITPLLRNNVECFGNDSCYPLAFAIPGILMVISIFVFASGKPMYRIKKPKGNVFVNVVSCMWYAATHKKSGPVDHWLDRAEPKYGAKLVSDIKSLLKVLVIYIPIPVFWALYDQQGSGWTFQAVRMNGNIGFYTILPDQMQVVNPLLILAFIPLFTYGVYPVLAKCNLLTTPLQRLVCGGFLAAIAFGISALVSLALERTYPTLPSSGEAQIRMYDTTEYNCTFTSNAFNGSFKNRYFENTTIKVPDGEINITFNFISESNGSYKHEVSLNIAEAKTYGIYLDNEGAYNYTDNIEKSSDGYPLVRTLVSNGSKVTYTHTHSGKTFSVLERDDSLNRMETGSYDVNGKGQVEFKLGGTYTVLVTNVTPKKVTVYNIIVTDPNSIHMLWLLIQYVIITAAEIMFSITGLEFAYSQAPISMKSVLQACWLLTTAFGNLLIVVIESFDLFELQSNDFFLYTGLMVVDVFLLMWLTIRYKYVTDEDSSFAQEDEDVGLEDKKVPPVEGVDNLGFDKHN; from the exons ATGGCCGTGGACAAGGAGAGACAGGTTAAG AAACTACCCTATCCAAAATCGGTATTCTTCATCGTCAGCAATGAATTTTGCGAACGTTTCTCCTTCTATGGCATGCGCA CAATCCTCATCCTATATCTCACGGAAATCCTGTTTTATCCGGAAACATCTGCAAAAATGATCTACCACGGCTTTACGATGTTCGTTTATTTCTTCCCCCTTCTGGGAGCCATCATTTCAGACAGCTGGCTAGGGAAATTCCGCACCATCCTCTACATTTCTATAATCTACGCAATAGGCAGTATCCTGCTATCCCTAACCGCTATTGACTCATTGAAGATACCTCAAAAGGCGTTTACTATAATATCCTTGCTGCTCATAGCGATGGGTACAGGGGGAATTAAGCCATGCGTATCTGCCTTTGGAGGAGATCAGTTCATTTTACCCCAG CAAGATCTTCAACTggtaatgtttttttcatttttctacttcTCAATCAATGCCGGTAGTTTGTTGAGCACATTCATTACCCCACTTCTACGCAACAATGTCGAATGTTTCGGTAATGATAGTTGCTACCCTTTAGCATTTGCGATACCTGGAATTCTGATGGTGATTTCGATTT TTGTGTTCGCTTCTGGAAAACCGATGTATCGAATTAAGAAGCCCAAAGGAAATGTGTTCGTCAACGTGGTCAGCTGCATGTGG TATGCGGCTACCCACAAAAAATCCGGACCTGTTGATCACTGGTTGGACCGGGCCGAACCCAAGTACGGGGCCAAACTAGTCAGTGACATCAAGTCCCTGCTCAAAGTTTTAGTTATCTACATCCCAATTCCAGTTTTTTGGGCTTTGTACGACCAGCAAGGTTCTGGATGGACTTTCCAAGCTGTACGCATGAACGGCAACATTGGATTTTACACTATTTTGCCCGATCAGATGCAG GTGGTCAACCCTTTGTTGATTCTGGCCTTCATCCCCCTGTTTACTTATGGGGTGTACCCAGTTTTGGCCAAGTGTAACCTACTGACAACCCCCCTTCAGAGGCTGGTATGTGGTGGTTTTTTGGCAGCCATTGCCTTCGGGATATCCGCCCTCGTATCTCTAGCACTGGAGAGGACCTATCCAACACTGCCCTCTTCTGGTGAAGCTCAAATACGCATGTATGATACCACAGAGTATAACTGCAC GTTCACGAGTAATGCCTTTAATGGCAGCTTCAAGAACCGTTACTTCGAGAACACAACCATTAAGGTACCAGATGGAGAAATTAAT ATCACCTTTAATTTCATAAGTGAAAGCAATGGAAGTTACAAACATGAAGTTTCCCTCAACATCGCTGAAGCTAAGACCTACGGGATATATCTTGACAACGAAGGCGCTTATAATTACACCGACAATATTGAAAAGAGCAGTGATGGATACCCATTAGTGAG AACTTTGGTCAGTAATGGGTCTAAGGTGACGTACACACACACCCACAGTGGTAAAACGTTTTCTGTTTTAGAAAGAGATGATTCTTTGAACAGAATGGAAACAGGGTCGTATGACGTGAACGGTAAAGGTCAGGTTGAATTTAAACTTGGTGGTACCTACACTGTCTTAGTGACCAACGTAACTCCTAAAAAA GTTACAGTGTATAACATAATTGTGACGGACCCGAACAGCATTCACATGCTGTGGCTGCTCATCCAGTATGTCATTATAACGGCTGCAGAAATCATGTTTTCGATCACTGGATTGGAATTTGCCTACTCCCAAGCTCCAATTTCTATGAAATCGGTACTCCAGGCCTGTTGGCTATTAACTACCGCTTTCGGTAATCTTCTGATCGTCGTTATCGAATCCTTCGATTTGTTTGAACTTCAA TCGAACGATTTCTTCCTCTACACAGGCCTCATGGTTGTCGACGTTTTCCTGCTTATGTGGTTGACCATTCGCTACAAATATGTCACCGACGAGGACAGTAGCTTCGCGCAAGAGGACGAAGATGTCGGTTTGGAGGACAAAAAGGTGCCCCCTGTTGAAGGCGTGGATAACCTGGGTTTTGACAAACACAATTGA
- the EMC8-9 gene encoding ER membrane protein complex subunit 8/9 homolog, whose translation MTKVKFSARAFCKIILHATKYPHCAVNGVLLAKPSTSFSKEIEFVDVVPLFHICINLTPMAEIALMQIDELASSMGLTIAGYYAANENLRENTFEKAHHKISERIAINSNPSYLVVINNTKLSLDSDASVLKVSQISEGNIKHIEEGNVSLTPSEGACEALMVLQQKKAHQGLVDFDNHLDDISLDWMNAHLNKSIEEYI comes from the exons ATGACGAAAGTAAAGTTTAGTGCCCGAGccttttgtaaaataatctTGCATGCCACGAAATACCCTCATTGTGCAGTAAATGGGGTCCTCTTGGCAAAGCCCTCTACTTCATTCAGCAAAGAAATCGAATTCGTAGATGTAGTCCCTCTGTTCCACATCTGTATCAATCTGACTCCTATGGCAGAGATTGCTCTAATGCAG ATTGATGAGTTGGCTTCCAGTATGGGGCTTACTATAGCTGGTTATTATGCCGCTAATGAAAACTTAAGGGAGAACACTTTTGAGAAGGCTCATCATAAGATTTCAGAGAGAATTGCAATAAATTCTAATCCTTCGTACCTTGTGGTA ATAAATAACACAAAACTTTCCTTGGACTCTGATGCATCTGTCCTAAAAGTTTCTCAAATCAGCGAGGGCAACATAAAGCATATTGAAGAGGGCAATGTGAGTTTAACTCCATCTGAAGGTGCCTGTGAGGCTCTGATGGTGCTTCAGCAAAAGAAAGCCCATCAAGGTCTGGTCGACTTTGATAACCATCTTGATGATATCAGTTTAGATTGGATGAATGCACATTTGAATAAGAGTATAGAAGAGTATATATAA
- the LOC136411260 gene encoding peptide transporter family 1 isoform X1 has translation MSSEEPTSQNGSSKPVEGDDKEKNVAANSLDGNSLQDTEANLEKLPYPKSVFFIVSNEFCERFSFYGMRTILILYLTEILFYPETSAKMIYHGFTMFVYFFPLLGAIISDSWLGKFRTILYISIIYAIGSILLSLTAIDSLKIPQKAFTIISLLLIAMGTGGIKPCVSAFGGDQFILPQQDLQLVMFFSFFYFSINAGSLLSTFITPLLRNNVECFGNDSCYPLAFAIPGILMVISIFVFASGKPMYRIKKPKGNVFVNVVSCMWYAATHKKSGPVDHWLDRAEPKYGAKLVSDIKSLLKVLVIYIPIPVFWALYDQQGSGWTFQAVRMNGNIGFYTILPDQMQVVNPLLILAFIPLFTYGVYPVLAKCNLLTTPLQRLVCGGFLAAIAFGISALVSLALERTYPTLPSSGEAQIRMYDTTEYNCTFTSNAFNGSFKNRYFENTTIKVPDGEINITFNFISESNGSYKHEVSLNIAEAKTYGIYLDNEGAYNYTDNIEKSSDGYPLVRTLVSNGSKVTYTHTHSGKTFSVLERDDSLNRMETGSYDVNGKGQVEFKLGGTYTVLVTNVTPKKVTVYNIIVTDPNSIHMLWLLIQYVIITAAEIMFSITGLEFAYSQAPISMKSVLQACWLLTTAFGNLLIVVIESFDLFELQSNDFFLYTGLMVVDVFLLMWLTIRYKYVTDEDSSFAQEDEDVGLEDKKVPPVEGVDNLGFDKHN, from the exons ATGAGCAGCGAAG aacCAACAAGCCAAAATGGGTCATCGAAGCCTGTCGAGGGAGACGACAAGGAAAAGAACGTCGCTGCCAATTCTCTTGACGGCAACAGTCTGCAGGACACTGAAGCCAATCTAGAG AAACTACCCTATCCAAAATCGGTATTCTTCATCGTCAGCAATGAATTTTGCGAACGTTTCTCCTTCTATGGCATGCGCA CAATCCTCATCCTATATCTCACGGAAATCCTGTTTTATCCGGAAACATCTGCAAAAATGATCTACCACGGCTTTACGATGTTCGTTTATTTCTTCCCCCTTCTGGGAGCCATCATTTCAGACAGCTGGCTAGGGAAATTCCGCACCATCCTCTACATTTCTATAATCTACGCAATAGGCAGTATCCTGCTATCCCTAACCGCTATTGACTCATTGAAGATACCTCAAAAGGCGTTTACTATAATATCCTTGCTGCTCATAGCGATGGGTACAGGGGGAATTAAGCCATGCGTATCTGCCTTTGGAGGAGATCAGTTCATTTTACCCCAG CAAGATCTTCAACTggtaatgtttttttcatttttctacttcTCAATCAATGCCGGTAGTTTGTTGAGCACATTCATTACCCCACTTCTACGCAACAATGTCGAATGTTTCGGTAATGATAGTTGCTACCCTTTAGCATTTGCGATACCTGGAATTCTGATGGTGATTTCGATTT TTGTGTTCGCTTCTGGAAAACCGATGTATCGAATTAAGAAGCCCAAAGGAAATGTGTTCGTCAACGTGGTCAGCTGCATGTGG TATGCGGCTACCCACAAAAAATCCGGACCTGTTGATCACTGGTTGGACCGGGCCGAACCCAAGTACGGGGCCAAACTAGTCAGTGACATCAAGTCCCTGCTCAAAGTTTTAGTTATCTACATCCCAATTCCAGTTTTTTGGGCTTTGTACGACCAGCAAGGTTCTGGATGGACTTTCCAAGCTGTACGCATGAACGGCAACATTGGATTTTACACTATTTTGCCCGATCAGATGCAG GTGGTCAACCCTTTGTTGATTCTGGCCTTCATCCCCCTGTTTACTTATGGGGTGTACCCAGTTTTGGCCAAGTGTAACCTACTGACAACCCCCCTTCAGAGGCTGGTATGTGGTGGTTTTTTGGCAGCCATTGCCTTCGGGATATCCGCCCTCGTATCTCTAGCACTGGAGAGGACCTATCCAACACTGCCCTCTTCTGGTGAAGCTCAAATACGCATGTATGATACCACAGAGTATAACTGCAC GTTCACGAGTAATGCCTTTAATGGCAGCTTCAAGAACCGTTACTTCGAGAACACAACCATTAAGGTACCAGATGGAGAAATTAAT ATCACCTTTAATTTCATAAGTGAAAGCAATGGAAGTTACAAACATGAAGTTTCCCTCAACATCGCTGAAGCTAAGACCTACGGGATATATCTTGACAACGAAGGCGCTTATAATTACACCGACAATATTGAAAAGAGCAGTGATGGATACCCATTAGTGAG AACTTTGGTCAGTAATGGGTCTAAGGTGACGTACACACACACCCACAGTGGTAAAACGTTTTCTGTTTTAGAAAGAGATGATTCTTTGAACAGAATGGAAACAGGGTCGTATGACGTGAACGGTAAAGGTCAGGTTGAATTTAAACTTGGTGGTACCTACACTGTCTTAGTGACCAACGTAACTCCTAAAAAA GTTACAGTGTATAACATAATTGTGACGGACCCGAACAGCATTCACATGCTGTGGCTGCTCATCCAGTATGTCATTATAACGGCTGCAGAAATCATGTTTTCGATCACTGGATTGGAATTTGCCTACTCCCAAGCTCCAATTTCTATGAAATCGGTACTCCAGGCCTGTTGGCTATTAACTACCGCTTTCGGTAATCTTCTGATCGTCGTTATCGAATCCTTCGATTTGTTTGAACTTCAA TCGAACGATTTCTTCCTCTACACAGGCCTCATGGTTGTCGACGTTTTCCTGCTTATGTGGTTGACCATTCGCTACAAATATGTCACCGACGAGGACAGTAGCTTCGCGCAAGAGGACGAAGATGTCGGTTTGGAGGACAAAAAGGTGCCCCCTGTTGAAGGCGTGGATAACCTGGGTTTTGACAAACACAATTGA